The Muntiacus reevesi chromosome 7, mMunRee1.1, whole genome shotgun sequence genome includes a region encoding these proteins:
- the CD276 gene encoding CD276 antigen, with amino-acid sequence MLCGPGSTGVSVAPALGVLWFCLTGAAVEVQVPEDPVVALVGTDATLRCSFSTEPGFSLAQLNLTWQLTDTKQLVHSFAGGRDQGSAYANRTALFPDLLAQGNASLRLQRVRVADEGSFTCFVSIRDFGSAAVSLQVAAPYSKPSMTLEPNKDLRPGDTVTITCSSYRGYPEAEVLWQDGQGAPLTDNVTTSQMANEQGLFDVHSVLRVVLGANGTYSCLVRNPVLQQDAHGSVTITPHRNPTGAVEVQVPEDPVVALVGTDATLRCSFSTEPGFSLAQLNLIWQLTDTKQLVHSFAGGRDQGSAYANRTALFPDLLAQGNASLRLQRVRVADEGSFTCFVSIRDFGSAAVSLQVAAPYSKPSMTLEPNKDLRPGDTVTITCSSYRGYPEAEVLWQDGQGAPLTDNVTTSQMANEQGLFDVHSVLRVVLGANGTYSCLVRNPVLQQDAHGSVTITGQPMTFPPEALWVTVGLSICLVVLLVALAFVCWRKIKQSCEEENAGAEDHDGDGEGSKTALRPLKHSENKEDDGPEIV; translated from the exons ATGCTGTGTGGACCGGGCAGCACGGGTGTGAGTGTGGCCCCCGCCCTGGGAGTGCTGTGGTTCTGCCTCACAG GGGCCGCAGTGGAAGTCCAGGTTCCCGAAGACCCCGTGGTGGCCCTCGTGGGCACCGACGCCACCCTGCGCTGCTCCTTCTCGACCGAGCCGGGCTTCAGCCTGGCACAGCTCAACCTCACCTGGCAGCTGACAGATACCAAACAGCTGGTGCACAGCTTCGCCGGGGGCCGCGACCAGGGCAGCGCCTATGCCAACCGCACAGCGCTCTTCCCAGACCTGCTGGCTCAGGGCAACGCGTCCCTGAGGCTACAGCGCGTGCGCGTGGCTGATGAGGGCAGCTTCACCTGCTTCGTGAGCATCCGGGACTTCGGCAGCGCCGCGGTCAGCCTGCAGGTGGCAG CTCCCTACTCAAAACCCAGCATGACCCTGGAGCCCAACAAGGACCTGAGGCCGGGGGACACGGTGACCATCACGTGCTCCAGCTACCGGGGCTACCCCGAGGCCGAAGTGTTGTGGCAGGATGGACAGGGTGCGCCCTTGACCGACAACGTGACCACGTCGCAGATGGCCAACGAACAGGGCTTGTTCGACGTGCACAGCGTCCTGAGAGTGGTGCTGGGCGCTAATGGTACCTACAGCTGCCTGGTTCGCAACCCCGTGCTGCAGCAGGACGCTCACGGCTCGGTCACCATCACGCCCCATAGAAACCCCacag GTGCGGTGGAAGTCCAGGTTCCCGAAGACCCCGTGGTGGCCCTCGTGGGCACCGACGCCACCCTGCGCTGCTCCTTCTCGACCGAGCCCGGCTTCAGCCTGGCACAGCTCAACCTCATCTGGCAGCTGACAGATACCAAACAACTGGTGCACAGCTTCGCCGGGGGCCGCGACCAGGGCAGCGCCTATGCCAACCGCACAGCGCTCTTCCCAGACCTGCTGGCTCAGGGCAACGCGTCCCTGAGGCTACAGCGCGTGCGCGTGGCTGATGAGGGCAGCTTCACCTGCTTCGTGAGCATCCGGGACTTCGGCAGCGCCGCGGTCAGCCTGCAGGTGGCAG CTCCCTACTCAAAACCCAGCATGACCCTGGAGCCCAACAAGGACCTTAGGCCGGGGGACACGGTGACCATCACGTGCTCCAGCTACCGGGGCTACCCCGAGGCCGAAGTGTTGTGGCAGGATGGACAGGGTGCGCCCTTGACCGACAACGTGACCACGTCGCAGATGGCCAACGAACAGGGCTTGTTCGACGTGCACAGCGTCCTGAGAGTGGTGCTGGGCGCTAATGGTACCTACAGCTGCCTGGTTCGCAACCCCGTGCTGCAGCAGGACGCTCACGGCTCGGTCACCATCACAG GGCAGCCCATGACCTTCCCCCCCGAGGCCCTGTGGGTGACCGTGGGGCTCTCCATCTGCCTCGTCGTACTGCTGGTGGCCCTGGCCTTCGTGTGCTGGAGAAAGATCAAACAGAGCTGCGAGGAGGAGAATGCAG GAGCTGAGGACCACGATGGGGATGGAGAAGGATCCAAGACGG CCCTGCGGCCCCTGAAACACTCTGAAAACAAAGAAG ATGATGGACCAGAAATAGTCTGA